The following proteins are encoded in a genomic region of Acropora muricata isolate sample 2 unplaced genomic scaffold, ASM3666990v1 scaffold_735, whole genome shotgun sequence:
- the LOC136907085 gene encoding sphingosine 1-phosphate receptor 1-like has protein sequence MANHSQQKNITTSFHFLSSSECIAWLTVFGIEAVAIVMLNALAIIVYLKERSLRKRSMYLVINQAIADMLVAGCVIIECLLLGSKCKFWTSTISSILPSVIVAHVWFLFITVAAVTNLAAISLERMHATFRPFKHRIVKKKMFGAAVATVWITAGLCSGISVLAVYYLFTIELTRDLLRLFYSTFFLFCLLIMLVSYWSIVIKIVCGSQPHHHGATGRERKLTKTLFIVTFVSLLLTLPIIILRIHLAVSSHTLMPSLPQTWFRLIYSFEFLFWVNSLVNPVCYVFKIPEFRRALFSILRCRFQPQPAQVFTLKEM, from the coding sequence atggctaatcactctcagcaaAAAAACATAACTACATCTTTCCATTTTCTCTCAtcatctgagtgcattgcctggctaACAGTGTTTGGTATAGAGGCTGTTGCTATAGTGATGTTGAATGCCTTagcaatcattgtttacctgaaagagcgcagtcttcgaaagcgcagcatgtacctaGTGATCAACCAGGCAATTGCTGATATGCTTGTTGCAGGCTGTGTGATCATTGAATGTTTGCTTTTGGGGAGCAAGTGTAAATTTTGGACGTCGACTATCTCATCTATCCTCCCATCTGTAATAGTTGCCCATGTTTGGTTTCTCTTCATTACAGTAGCAGCAgtaacaaaccttgctgctatttccttagagcggatgcacgcaacgtttcgtccattcaaGCATCGCATCGTCAAGAAGAAAATGTTTGGAGCAGCTGTTGCAaccgtttggattacagctgggcTCTGCTCAGGAATCAGTGTCTTGGCTGTCTACTACTTGTTCACTATCGAACTGACGCGTGACTTGTTAAGATTATTCTACTCgacgtttttcttgttttgccttttaattatGCTTGTGTCTTACTGGTCTATAGTTATAAAAATTGTTTGTGGAAGCCAACCTCATCACCACGGTGCAACCggtagagaaagaaaactgaccaaaacactgttcattgtgacaTTTGTATCTTTACTGCTCACGCTACCAATCATTATTTTAAGGATTCACCTTGCAGTGTCATCACACACCTTGATGCCCAGTTTGCCTCAGACATGGTTTCGCTTAAtttattcttttgaatttttattttgggtcaactctcttgtcaatccagtttgTTATGTATTTAAAATTCCAGAGTTCAGGAGAGCTCTGTTTTCTATCCTGCGCTGTAGATTCCAGCCGCAGCCTGCGCAGGTTTTTACCCTTAAGGAGATGTAA
- the LOC136907143 gene encoding uncharacterized protein has protein sequence MDTRTKILTDNGGEFCNAKLKLFSEENQIKLSHGAPRTPTTQGLVERSNRTWKENMRSIIMGSNNKNIERWCEYTMQASYTMNITLHRAINTTPYEAVFRITAHRENHQNTDEGIKSKRQKIRERQSQYKEEMVKQTSQSRKAPSKIDDMIAIKIDRVGKTSPVHPNMLLGKIMEIRKNYAKIDTPQGIIKGFISFSKLIPCTTRNVTVNYCKEISFTAACKQANNTRQKHLFTFQINQLSNNTLFRLHLLYLYSD, from the exons ATGGATACCCGAACAAAAATTCTCACAGACAATGGAGGTGAATTTTGCAATGCGAAACTCAAATTATTTTCCGAggaaaatcaaatcaagttgtcCCATGGAGCACCAAGAACTCCAACCACACAAGGTCTTGTGGAAAGAAGCAACAGAACATGGAAAGAAAATATGAGGTCAATAATTATGGGGTCAAATAACAAGAACATTGAAAGATGGTGCGAGTACACAATGCAGGCTTCATATACTATGAACATCACTCTCCATAGGGCAATAAATACAACACCGTACGAAGCAGTTTTCAGAATAACGGCACACCGTGAGAACCACCAGAACACTGATGAAGGTATTAAAT CCAAACGCCAGAAGATACGTGAACGACAGAGTCAATACAAGGAAGAAATGgtaaaacaaaccagccaatcaAGGAAGGCACCTTCCAAGATCGATGACATGATTGCAATCAAAATAGACAGGGTAGGCAAAACGAGTCCTGTACACCCGAATATGCTGTTGGGCAAAATAATGGAGATTAGGAAAAACTATGCCAAAATAGATACTCCACAAGGAATCATTAAGgggtttatttcattttcaaagttaATTCCTTGCACTACGAGGAATGTCACAGTCAATTATTGCaaagaaatttcattcacagCTGCTTGCAAGCAAGCTAACAATACTCGTCAGAAGCATTTGTTCACTTTTCAAATAAATCAGTTAAGTAACAACACTTTGTTTAGACTGCATCTTTTATACTTGTATTCAgattaa